From one Gracilibacillus salinarum genomic stretch:
- a CDS encoding beta-glucosidase yields the protein MTSQTFHSPKLSLEQRVTALMEALTFEEKISLLSTHQSAIPRLGIKEYFIGGEAAHGVVDRQGTKTTVFPQPLGLSNTWNKLLMHQVGSAIGDEARAFYQLKDEKTGLTLWAPTIDMERDPRWGRTEEAYGEDPYLTGVLSTSLIKGMQGDDPFYVKLVAAPKHFYGNNNEKGREDTSNSIDLRNRKEYYLKAFEPAFKEAKALSMMTAYNGVNGIPCMQIQEIEDIVRNEWGMDGFVVSDGGALTLNVEEYQYYDTFAEALADALKKGIDCFVDDKELVEKAAKDAWDRDLLSAADIERAVRRIVTVRFRLGHFDTDSSDNPYAAIDQSVLNHENHQKLVRQVTDESIVLLKNEKRMLPLNRSKVKKLAVIGPTSNQVFRDWYTGYSPYQITPLDGIKNLATETEIVFHDGFDRIAWKTSDTNQYLTIDPTNNWITSATNREQAIITDEDWGNDWHVFKSQYTDCYLTQPDKQVTYQADKEEVFDWFNREKIRVMKSGDKAYTLSNWEDQAIITKDEKVIVTGETGTSFEKEIIEDGIQAAVQCAEESDVAVVCVGNHPMINGKETEDREHINLPNYQQRLIEEVYKANQNLIVVVIASYPFAINWAQDHVPAILYSAHGSQELGSSLAALLFGDINPSGKLSMTWPKDSDQLPAITDYDIRKGKRTYQYAEDNILYPFGHGLSYGDVRYDNFDLNKTTIARQDTITLSFRVRNISDFLRDEVIQLYAAVTDSYYDRPNKQLVAFEKVSLKPGEERALHFTISSEQLQVYDIRTNQFILEKGKVQFAIGQSSERLIHRFHPVEIRGEEITGRSLAVETPAENYDDYQNVILTKGEREQPCVTAGETSGSIMFRNVEVMDSNILKVRFKGNGFIRFHVNEIQDTPYQQVQTSQWEDILLDMKSLHDDKIQLILEYKQLSIQSVQLQKG from the coding sequence GTGACTAGTCAGACATTTCATTCTCCAAAACTTTCTTTGGAACAACGCGTGACCGCATTAATGGAAGCGTTAACTTTCGAAGAGAAAATATCACTGTTAAGTACCCATCAAAGTGCGATTCCCCGACTTGGCATCAAAGAATACTTCATTGGTGGTGAAGCAGCACATGGTGTAGTGGATCGCCAAGGGACAAAGACGACTGTTTTCCCGCAGCCGCTTGGTTTATCCAATACATGGAATAAACTATTAATGCATCAAGTCGGCAGTGCGATTGGCGATGAAGCGAGAGCTTTTTATCAATTAAAAGACGAAAAAACAGGGCTTACCTTATGGGCGCCAACGATTGATATGGAGAGAGACCCAAGATGGGGCCGAACGGAAGAAGCCTACGGAGAAGATCCCTATTTAACCGGCGTATTGTCGACTTCGTTAATTAAAGGGATGCAAGGCGACGATCCATTCTACGTAAAGCTCGTAGCTGCACCGAAGCATTTTTATGGAAATAATAATGAGAAAGGCAGAGAAGATACCTCCAACAGTATTGATCTTCGTAATCGGAAAGAGTATTATTTGAAAGCGTTTGAACCTGCCTTTAAAGAGGCCAAAGCCTTGTCCATGATGACGGCTTATAATGGTGTGAATGGCATTCCATGTATGCAAATTCAGGAAATAGAAGATATTGTCCGTAACGAGTGGGGTATGGATGGATTTGTTGTTAGTGATGGCGGTGCTTTAACACTTAATGTTGAAGAGTATCAGTATTATGATACGTTTGCTGAAGCGTTGGCCGATGCATTGAAGAAGGGGATAGACTGTTTTGTAGACGACAAAGAGCTGGTAGAAAAGGCGGCCAAGGATGCTTGGGATCGTGATTTACTATCCGCAGCAGACATTGAGCGAGCGGTGCGACGAATCGTAACAGTCCGTTTTCGCTTAGGTCATTTTGATACCGATTCATCTGATAATCCATATGCAGCAATCGATCAATCTGTTTTGAACCATGAAAACCATCAAAAGCTGGTAAGACAGGTAACAGACGAGTCGATTGTTTTATTGAAGAATGAGAAACGTATGTTGCCACTGAACCGCAGTAAAGTAAAAAAACTTGCTGTAATTGGCCCCACTTCCAATCAAGTGTTTCGTGACTGGTATACCGGTTATTCTCCCTACCAGATAACACCTCTGGATGGAATTAAAAATCTTGCAACTGAAACGGAAATAGTTTTTCATGACGGCTTTGATCGTATCGCCTGGAAAACAAGTGATACCAATCAATATTTGACCATTGATCCAACAAACAATTGGATTACTTCTGCAACGAACAGGGAACAAGCAATTATTACCGATGAAGACTGGGGAAATGATTGGCACGTATTTAAAAGTCAATATACAGACTGTTATTTGACGCAGCCTGACAAACAGGTGACCTATCAAGCAGACAAAGAGGAAGTGTTTGATTGGTTTAATCGGGAGAAAATTCGTGTCATGAAATCCGGTGACAAGGCGTACACCCTATCAAACTGGGAGGATCAGGCGATCATAACAAAAGATGAAAAAGTCATCGTAACAGGAGAAACAGGCACAAGCTTTGAAAAGGAAATCATAGAGGATGGAATCCAGGCAGCAGTTCAATGTGCTGAAGAAAGTGACGTGGCGGTCGTCTGTGTTGGCAATCACCCGATGATCAACGGAAAAGAAACAGAAGATCGTGAACATATTAATCTGCCAAACTATCAGCAGCGATTGATAGAGGAAGTATATAAAGCGAATCAGAATTTGATTGTTGTGGTGATCGCAAGTTATCCGTTCGCAATCAATTGGGCACAAGATCATGTTCCGGCGATTTTGTACAGTGCACACGGTTCACAAGAACTCGGGAGCAGCCTTGCAGCGCTATTATTCGGTGACATCAATCCTTCAGGGAAATTAAGTATGACATGGCCAAAGGATTCTGATCAATTACCAGCGATCACCGATTATGACATTCGAAAAGGCAAGCGTACGTATCAATATGCCGAAGATAATATTTTATACCCATTCGGTCATGGTTTGAGTTACGGAGACGTCCGTTACGACAATTTTGATTTAAATAAGACAACCATCGCTCGTCAAGATACGATAACTCTCTCTTTCCGTGTAAGGAATATAAGCGATTTTCTCCGGGATGAGGTTATCCAGCTGTATGCTGCAGTAACCGATAGTTATTACGATAGACCAAACAAACAATTGGTAGCTTTTGAGAAAGTTTCACTCAAGCCTGGTGAGGAGCGTGCGTTACATTTTACTATCAGTTCAGAGCAATTACAGGTGTATGATATTAGAACCAATCAATTCATACTAGAAAAGGGAAAAGTGCAGTTTGCGATCGGACAATCAAGTGAACGACTTATTCATCGCTTTCATCCTGTCGAAATAAGAGGGGAAGAAATTACCGGTCGATCACTGGCAGTAGAAACGCCTGCTGAGAATTATGATGATTATCAAAATGTCATTTTAACAAAAGGGGAAAGAGAACAACCATGTGTGACGGCAGGTGAAACTAGCGGCAGTATTATGTTTCGTAATGTCGAAGTCATGGATAGTAATATATTGAAAGTCCGATTCAAAGGAAATGGATTTATTCGATTTCATGTAAATGAGATACAGGATACTCCTTATCAACAAGTACAGACCAGTCAATGGGAAGATATTTTGCTAGACATGAAGAGTCTCCATGATGACAAGATTCAGCTGATATTGGAATACAAACAACTATCAATACAATCTGTGCAATTACAGAAAGGGTGA
- a CDS encoding glycosyl hydrolase family 95 catalytic domain-containing protein, whose protein sequence is MPTDIPARGIWTDSPAVKWEDALVSGNGSHGVMVMGDPVSDTIIGNHCRLYLPQGNRFELPEMATYLTEFRQIIEHEGYDKALSFYYQKAEELGYPGLLMSDPSHPGFHLHVETDHSSYNDYQRSIDYQTGELTVTYQANGQAFSRKTFVSQQTNQIIHCLSPGEYKIHLQDYQHPLMKQTSRIHHHTMHTHFDYVHSEGGYDVRIDVEASNLQPLADETGFQLQSDQPILITMEISPYQQATDRTVIKAKVGKQLSYQRLFASHEKIHRELFDRVRLELATDEQRQQPIWSLVEQAKRADQMTPVLLEKMYDAGRYMFICSAGELTPNLQGIWTGTFEPAWSGDFTFDTNVQLSIAGALSSDLLEGLTGYFRLIKELLPGFRENAQKYYGARGILATAHSSNSGRHMHWNEDWPLVLWTCGAGWLAHWYYQYYRFTGDTIFLQNEAVPFLEEIVLFYQDFLIEDADGTYRFTPSYSAENGTGDNATQDIAVAKEVLTNLIEAYQILGYSNEKINSCQEMLEKLPAYQINQEGALKEWLTPDKGENYNHRHFSHLYPVFQSREFNDETDPVMWKASRIAFEKRLEAWLLNEEGDTSSTHGRMHSALCATQFHMPALIDDIFRLLITNNCFFSSLMMSHYNEQNIFNVDGNGAMPQVVHEMLVDYSNHRLTLLGAIPASIASGTIRGVRLPHQMTVHQLSWDLEANRLDLEIESQTDQELSLYLPLFTKSDQHLHHLQLVRNQKQSLHIDLAK, encoded by the coding sequence GTGCCAACAGATATACCAGCAAGAGGCATTTGGACGGACAGTCCGGCGGTGAAGTGGGAAGATGCATTAGTGAGTGGAAATGGCTCCCATGGTGTCATGGTGATGGGGGATCCTGTATCAGATACGATTATCGGCAACCACTGTCGTCTGTATTTGCCACAAGGAAATCGTTTTGAACTGCCAGAAATGGCCACTTACTTAACGGAATTTCGTCAGATTATAGAACACGAAGGCTATGATAAGGCACTTTCGTTTTATTATCAAAAAGCAGAAGAGTTGGGATATCCGGGGTTGTTAATGAGCGATCCCTCTCACCCTGGCTTTCATTTGCATGTGGAGACCGATCATTCTTCATACAATGATTATCAGCGCAGTATCGATTATCAGACAGGAGAGTTAACAGTCACTTATCAGGCAAACGGTCAAGCTTTTTCTAGAAAAACGTTTGTGTCGCAACAAACGAATCAAATTATTCATTGCTTAAGTCCAGGGGAATACAAAATCCATTTACAAGATTATCAGCATCCCCTAATGAAACAAACGAGCAGGATTCATCACCATACCATGCATACTCATTTTGATTATGTCCATAGTGAAGGTGGGTATGATGTGCGGATTGATGTGGAAGCAAGCAACTTACAGCCTCTAGCTGACGAAACAGGTTTTCAATTGCAAAGTGACCAGCCAATCTTAATAACCATGGAGATCAGCCCTTATCAGCAAGCAACAGATCGAACCGTTATAAAGGCGAAAGTAGGTAAGCAGCTTAGCTATCAACGGTTGTTCGCGAGCCATGAAAAGATTCACCGCGAATTGTTTGATCGAGTTCGGTTAGAGCTTGCGACAGACGAACAGCGTCAGCAACCGATTTGGTCGTTAGTTGAACAAGCGAAGCGTGCCGATCAGATGACGCCTGTTTTATTAGAAAAAATGTATGACGCTGGCCGCTATATGTTTATCTGCAGTGCTGGTGAACTGACACCAAATTTACAAGGGATTTGGACCGGGACATTTGAGCCTGCTTGGAGTGGTGACTTTACCTTTGATACCAATGTCCAACTTTCCATTGCTGGTGCGCTGTCGAGTGATTTACTAGAAGGGCTTACCGGTTATTTCCGATTAATAAAAGAGTTGCTGCCGGGCTTTCGTGAAAATGCCCAAAAATACTATGGGGCGCGTGGGATTCTGGCAACGGCTCACTCCAGTAACAGCGGCAGGCATATGCATTGGAACGAAGATTGGCCGTTAGTGCTATGGACGTGTGGAGCTGGCTGGTTAGCTCACTGGTATTATCAATATTACCGTTTTACTGGAGATACTATCTTTCTGCAAAATGAAGCAGTTCCATTTCTGGAGGAGATTGTTCTGTTTTATCAAGATTTCCTTATCGAAGATGCGGATGGTACGTACCGTTTTACCCCATCCTATTCCGCTGAAAATGGAACCGGAGATAATGCGACCCAAGATATTGCAGTTGCCAAAGAGGTACTGACGAACTTAATCGAAGCGTATCAGATACTCGGGTACTCCAATGAAAAAATAAACAGCTGTCAGGAGATGCTGGAAAAATTACCTGCATATCAAATAAATCAAGAAGGGGCGCTGAAGGAATGGTTAACTCCGGATAAAGGAGAGAACTATAACCATCGTCATTTCTCTCATTTATATCCGGTTTTTCAAAGCCGAGAATTTAATGATGAAACAGACCCTGTTATGTGGAAGGCTTCTCGAATTGCTTTTGAAAAGCGGTTGGAAGCCTGGCTACTGAATGAAGAGGGAGATACCTCATCGACGCATGGCCGTATGCATTCAGCTCTATGTGCAACCCAGTTTCACATGCCAGCGCTGATTGATGATATTTTCCGTTTATTAATCACTAATAATTGCTTCTTCTCTTCATTGATGATGTCGCATTATAATGAACAAAATATTTTTAATGTCGATGGCAATGGTGCAATGCCACAGGTCGTACACGAAATGCTTGTCGATTACAGTAATCACAGACTGACACTGTTAGGGGCAATACCTGCATCTATCGCAAGTGGAACGATACGTGGAGTTAGGTTGCCACATCAGATGACGGTCCATCAGCTTTCCTGGGATCTTGAAGCAAACCGTTTAGATCTGGAAATAGAAAGTCAAACAGATCAGGAGCTAAGTCTTTATTTACCTTTGTTTACGAAATCAGATCAGCATTTGCACCACTTACAATTAGTTCGTAATCAAAAACAATCATTGCATATAGATCTAGCAAAATAA
- a CDS encoding glycoside hydrolase family 1 protein produces MYHGHLDPFPKNFLWGAASAAYQIEGGWNAEGKGASIWDQFTKIPGKTFEGTNGDVAVDHYHRYKEDVALMAEMGLKAYRFSVAWSRILPEGAGEVNEAGLQFYENLIDELLAHHIEPVLTLYHWDIPQALQDKYNGWESRQAIDDFDQYARILFDRFKDKVKYWVSFNEQNVFTALGYRWQAHPPNVSDVKRMFEANHIINLANAKTIQSFRELVPNGQIGPSFGYGPMYSFDCSPDNVLAALNGEEFQNHWWLDVYVHGKYPKVTFKQLDRLGIAPTIEAGDNALLQAAKPDFLGVNYYHGGTVRANEIEFPIQENEQELEKDFQATDPYLMKPKDEQAQTPETSMFTSVSNPHLETTKWGWEIDPVGIRIALRRLQNRYDLPMMVTENGLGAYDELKADKTIDDDYRIQYLKDHVVELRKAITDGVELIGYCAWSFTDLLSWLNGYQKRYGFVYIDRDEKDEKELGRIPKKSYYWYKDVIETNGSDLK; encoded by the coding sequence ATGTATCATGGACATTTAGATCCGTTTCCGAAAAATTTTCTATGGGGAGCAGCATCTGCCGCTTATCAAATTGAAGGGGGATGGAACGCTGAAGGAAAAGGCGCATCAATTTGGGACCAATTCACCAAAATTCCTGGCAAAACGTTCGAAGGCACAAACGGAGATGTTGCTGTCGATCACTATCACCGTTACAAAGAAGATGTTGCCTTAATGGCCGAAATGGGCTTGAAAGCATATCGGTTTTCGGTAGCATGGAGTCGGATTCTTCCTGAAGGAGCGGGGGAAGTTAATGAAGCTGGACTGCAGTTCTATGAGAATTTAATCGATGAACTGCTGGCACATCATATTGAGCCGGTACTGACATTGTATCATTGGGATATTCCACAGGCATTACAGGATAAATATAATGGCTGGGAGTCTCGCCAAGCGATTGATGATTTTGATCAGTATGCCAGAATATTATTTGATAGATTCAAAGATAAAGTAAAGTATTGGGTCAGCTTTAACGAACAGAACGTTTTTACGGCTTTAGGCTATCGCTGGCAGGCCCATCCGCCTAATGTTTCAGATGTGAAACGGATGTTTGAAGCGAATCATATTATTAATTTGGCCAATGCAAAGACGATTCAAAGCTTCCGAGAGCTCGTCCCGAACGGTCAAATCGGTCCTAGTTTTGGCTATGGACCGATGTACAGTTTTGACTGTTCACCAGACAATGTATTGGCAGCACTGAATGGAGAGGAATTTCAAAATCATTGGTGGCTGGATGTTTATGTTCATGGTAAATACCCAAAGGTGACATTTAAGCAGTTGGACCGACTTGGGATTGCACCGACGATCGAAGCTGGTGATAACGCGTTATTGCAAGCAGCAAAGCCCGATTTTCTTGGTGTTAATTATTATCATGGAGGTACTGTGCGGGCAAATGAAATCGAATTTCCGATTCAGGAAAATGAACAAGAGTTGGAAAAAGATTTTCAAGCAACCGATCCCTATTTAATGAAGCCAAAAGATGAACAAGCACAGACGCCAGAGACAAGCATGTTTACCAGTGTTTCAAACCCACATTTAGAAACGACCAAATGGGGATGGGAAATCGATCCGGTTGGTATCCGGATTGCATTAAGAAGACTGCAAAACAGATACGATCTGCCAATGATGGTGACAGAAAATGGTCTTGGAGCTTATGATGAATTAAAAGCAGATAAGACAATTGATGATGATTACCGGATCCAATATTTAAAAGATCATGTCGTAGAGTTACGGAAGGCAATTACCGATGGGGTGGAACTAATCGGCTACTGCGCCTGGTCATTTACGGATTTATTAAGCTGGTTAAACGGTTATCAGAAACGATACGGATTTGTCTATATTGACCGAGATGAAAAAGATGAAAAAGAGCTGGGGCGAATTCCGAAAAAAAGCTATTATTGGTATAAGGACGTTATTGAAACGAATGGCAGCGACTTAAAGTAA
- a CDS encoding cache domain-containing sensor histidine kinase — protein MFFKQKWMRLFDYLKVKHKLLGIYLIVTAIPILLVGAYLNYSTRDIVLNNSLNEAKANVDKLELRLQTIFNRVTDIADMVYINQNLKELLEHDYGSTLDMYNAYNQYPIFDDFLKYYDEVETIQFFMNKDMITDSHMIYADGMVKNQSWYKEAIAKEGRLSWVYMENYWTRKKMLALTRSVYGQSHDLLGVLVIYVSPDMLRSVVEGEPYQALITLDRSTIIYNTSNKQIGEEASFFEQEEQPFGNYVIDSEFGGEHVKVNVHHFQPDKSLDNTFQVSTVIPVDDVMKEPNAVYAKGFFVIVGALTISLGLIGIFIRSFHKRIQQLRKTMYQVAKGNFQINEQVRGHDEISDVYRDLMTTSKSVQKIIDEVYIHKIKEETWRRKQKEMDFKMLASQINPHFLYNTLEMIRMKAVLNKDPEVAKLVKMLSKMMRSALERTDRPIPITEEITLIHNYLDIQKMRFGDKFYYQFEIEDSVKDYYIFPLLIQPIVENAIIHGLEPKEDSGFIQLTIEEEDHYIQIEVKDNGVGIKRDTLVEIRERLDDQEYLSDGNSIGLHNVHQRLQLYYGERFGVAIDSIVGLGTTMTLRIPKIKQGEA, from the coding sequence GTGTTTTTTAAGCAAAAATGGATGAGGTTATTTGATTATTTAAAAGTAAAGCATAAATTGCTCGGTATTTACTTGATTGTCACAGCGATTCCTATATTATTAGTAGGAGCTTATTTAAATTACAGTACACGCGATATTGTATTAAATAATTCGTTAAATGAAGCAAAAGCAAATGTTGATAAATTGGAATTACGTCTGCAAACAATTTTTAACCGGGTTACCGATATTGCTGACATGGTCTATATCAATCAAAATCTGAAAGAACTGTTAGAGCACGATTATGGATCGACATTGGACATGTATAATGCCTATAATCAATATCCTATCTTCGATGATTTTTTGAAATATTATGACGAAGTAGAGACCATCCAATTTTTCATGAATAAAGACATGATTACCGATTCTCATATGATCTATGCAGATGGTATGGTGAAAAATCAATCCTGGTATAAAGAAGCAATTGCGAAAGAAGGCCGCTTGTCATGGGTGTATATGGAAAATTATTGGACAAGAAAGAAAATGCTAGCGCTAACAAGATCAGTGTATGGTCAAAGTCACGATTTACTAGGAGTTCTTGTGATATATGTATCACCTGATATGTTAAGATCAGTGGTAGAAGGAGAACCTTATCAAGCGTTAATCACGCTCGATAGGAGCACGATTATTTATAATACGAGCAATAAGCAAATTGGTGAAGAAGCGTCATTCTTTGAGCAGGAAGAACAGCCTTTTGGCAATTATGTCATTGACTCTGAATTCGGAGGAGAACACGTCAAAGTCAATGTCCACCATTTCCAGCCAGATAAATCGCTGGATAACACATTTCAAGTATCCACTGTTATACCAGTTGATGATGTGATGAAAGAACCCAACGCCGTATATGCGAAAGGATTCTTTGTGATCGTAGGAGCATTAACGATCTCACTAGGATTAATTGGAATTTTTATTAGAAGTTTTCATAAACGAATTCAACAATTAAGAAAAACAATGTACCAAGTAGCAAAAGGGAATTTTCAAATAAATGAACAGGTTCGTGGTCATGATGAAATTAGTGACGTATATCGTGATTTAATGACGACATCCAAAAGTGTTCAAAAAATAATTGACGAAGTATATATTCACAAAATTAAAGAAGAAACCTGGCGTCGTAAACAGAAGGAAATGGATTTTAAAATGCTGGCAAGCCAGATCAATCCACATTTTCTTTACAATACATTAGAAATGATCAGAATGAAAGCGGTGCTGAATAAAGACCCTGAAGTTGCCAAGCTTGTCAAAATGCTTAGTAAAATGATGCGATCAGCATTAGAGAGAACGGACCGCCCGATTCCAATTACGGAAGAAATAACATTGATCCATAATTATCTGGATATTCAGAAGATGCGGTTCGGTGATAAATTTTATTATCAGTTTGAAATTGAAGACTCGGTTAAAGACTATTACATTTTTCCATTACTTATTCAGCCGATCGTAGAGAACGCGATTATTCATGGGCTGGAACCGAAAGAAGATAGCGGATTTATCCAGCTGACAATTGAAGAAGAGGATCATTATATTCAAATCGAAGTAAAAGATAATGGCGTAGGGATCAAGCGGGACACTTTGGTGGAAATCAGAGAACGTCTGGATGATCAGGAATATCTGTCAGACGGTAACAGCATCGGCTTGCACAATGTCCATCAGCGTCTGCAGCTATACTATGGTGAACGGTTTGGCGTGGCGATAGACAGCATTGTTGGTCTGGGCACCACGATGACCCTCAGGATTCCTAAAATCAAACAAGGCGAAGCATAA
- a CDS encoding response regulator transcription factor gives MLRVLLVDDEPLIREGLASIIDWNSYGFQVIGTADNGRSGLEKIREWKPDVVFVDIRMPGISGIEMVQQAKEEGFTCKFVVLSGYSNFSYAQQAIRLGMESYLLKPIDEEELIPLLERMRIKLKQEKMLEKQLRDFGSISESSKWKQFLLENNRDEDWLQHFRRDTFYLASMTALNDTSSEQITSKLHDGVKEVFHYLWKHDTLFMLFRNLQFTEVKQQLHDLTVSMEDRSLQFQLIEDKNDIDSLPSAVKDLHCLQQFTFAYGDRLILTENDLKADEGDPFEFSKWLEQVCLMVEFDQVDKLDNHLIQLQFYYQRKKYAKGRIIAELIDKMKSIYQELSKSNHSLTVWTNDELVDRFTSAHQLADIIEEIKQQLLDLAHQINGFASDHDTIIDKMKHYVDYFYAKELNVKVMADLFNYNPSYLGKKFKAETGSYFHQYLDAVRITKAKELLVGGSDKVYQVSEKVGYTNQDYFYRKFKYHVGISPKEFQKQSRSTESIKGE, from the coding sequence ATGCTGCGAGTATTACTAGTCGACGATGAGCCGTTAATTCGTGAAGGATTAGCATCAATTATTGATTGGAACAGCTATGGATTTCAAGTGATAGGCACTGCTGACAATGGCAGGTCAGGCTTAGAGAAAATCAGGGAGTGGAAACCGGATGTTGTCTTTGTTGATATTCGAATGCCCGGAATTAGCGGTATTGAAATGGTACAGCAAGCTAAAGAAGAAGGATTTACTTGCAAATTCGTTGTACTATCAGGCTATTCTAATTTTTCCTATGCACAGCAGGCGATTAGACTTGGTATGGAATCCTATTTATTGAAACCTATTGACGAAGAAGAATTGATTCCATTACTCGAGCGGATGAGAATCAAGCTTAAGCAGGAAAAAATGTTAGAAAAGCAACTCCGTGATTTTGGCAGCATATCTGAATCTAGCAAATGGAAGCAGTTCCTGTTAGAGAATAATAGAGACGAAGACTGGCTCCAGCATTTTCGCAGGGATACATTTTATTTAGCAAGTATGACAGCTTTAAACGACACTTCCAGTGAACAGATTACCTCGAAGCTCCATGATGGTGTGAAAGAGGTGTTTCATTATTTATGGAAGCATGATACGTTATTTATGCTTTTCCGCAATCTTCAATTCACAGAAGTCAAGCAACAGCTTCACGATTTAACGGTATCAATGGAAGACAGATCACTTCAATTTCAATTAATCGAGGATAAAAACGATATCGACAGCCTGCCATCTGCTGTGAAGGATTTGCATTGTTTGCAGCAGTTCACCTTTGCTTATGGAGACAGGCTCATTTTGACAGAGAACGATTTGAAAGCAGATGAAGGAGATCCTTTTGAATTCTCGAAGTGGCTGGAACAAGTTTGTCTGATGGTTGAATTCGATCAAGTAGACAAATTAGATAACCATCTAATACAACTTCAATTCTATTATCAAAGAAAAAAGTATGCCAAAGGCAGAATTATAGCGGAATTGATTGATAAAATGAAGAGCATTTATCAGGAATTAAGCAAGTCGAATCACTCATTGACGGTATGGACGAACGATGAGCTGGTAGATCGCTTTACCTCTGCACATCAACTAGCTGATATCATAGAAGAAATAAAACAGCAGCTACTGGATCTGGCTCATCAAATCAATGGGTTTGCCAGTGATCATGACACCATTATTGATAAAATGAAGCACTATGTTGATTATTTTTATGCGAAAGAATTAAATGTCAAAGTAATGGCAGATTTATTTAATTATAATCCGAGCTATCTAGGGAAAAAGTTTAAAGCAGAAACGGGGAGCTATTTTCACCAATACCTTGATGCCGTCCGGATTACGAAAGCGAAAGAGTTATTAGTAGGTGGCAGCGATAAAGTGTATCAAGTCTCAGAGAAAGTTGGCTATACCAATCAGGATTATTTTTATCGGAAGTTCAAATATCATGTTGGCATCAGTCCAAAAGAATTCCAAAAACAATCACGTTCAACAGAAAGTATTAAAGGGGAATAA
- a CDS encoding DUF624 domain-containing protein translates to MTGLTDRPLYKSVLYVYYFMVTNFHFMIANSLFILAFIFFQLRIENIILFYIALLPAGPALAALHATMGKFVREKDINPTKDFWLYYRKNIGIASKFWILIWTLITIFLVDIHYANIYVSVLAPVFLILLIVCLFIMLYAFPVLTRFEVKLKNLLLVSIYSFFRYFKTTLLHISTLISLGIIYYFVSGIAVWFIMSIVVYFIMHNMQKPFVLMKEELGKE, encoded by the coding sequence ATGACAGGATTAACAGACAGACCCTTATATAAGAGTGTACTCTACGTTTATTACTTTATGGTGACAAATTTTCATTTTATGATCGCTAATAGTTTATTTATACTCGCGTTTATTTTCTTTCAGTTGCGAATAGAAAATATCATTTTGTTTTATATTGCATTATTGCCGGCAGGGCCAGCCTTGGCAGCCTTGCATGCCACTATGGGGAAATTTGTTCGTGAAAAGGACATCAATCCAACAAAAGACTTTTGGCTCTACTATCGCAAAAACATCGGAATAGCAAGCAAGTTTTGGATTCTTATCTGGACATTAATTACCATTTTTCTTGTCGATATTCATTATGCCAATATATATGTATCCGTGCTTGCACCTGTTTTTCTCATTTTATTAATCGTCTGCTTATTTATTATGTTATATGCGTTTCCGGTGTTAACGAGATTTGAAGTCAAGCTGAAGAATTTATTGCTAGTCTCGATTTATTCTTTTTTTCGTTATTTCAAAACAACACTACTTCATATTTCTACGCTTATTTCTCTGGGAATTATTTATTATTTTGTTTCCGGGATCGCGGTCTGGTTTATTATGAGTATTGTCGTTTATTTTATTATGCACAACATGCAGAAGCCATTTGTTTTGATGAAAGAAGAACTTGGTAAGGAATGA